From Pelmatolapia mariae isolate MD_Pm_ZW linkage group LG1, Pm_UMD_F_2, whole genome shotgun sequence, one genomic window encodes:
- the ankrd11 gene encoding ankyrin repeat domain-containing protein 11 isoform X2, with translation MPKGGGSKTPQLDHFPLNTDMVEKQGGKKDKVLSNKTPKLDRNDGVKEMKEKASKRKLPFTAGANGDQKDSDSEKPGPERKRIKKEPTNTRKASLPFGMGMPGIRAGYPLSERQQVALLMQMTAEESVNSPDTTPKHQSQSSLGQKGTPNSASKTKDKVNKRNERGETRLHRAAIRGEVRRIKELISEGADVNVKDFAGWTALHEACNRGYYDVAKQLLAAGAEVNTKGLDDDTPLHDASNNGHFKVVKLLLRYGGDPRQSNRRGETPLKVANSPTMLNLLLGKGTYTSSEESSSESSEEEDAPSFAPSSSVDGNNTDSDVEKGPKLKGKTADPPKSAVTPVKDEYEFDEDDEEERVPPVDDKHLLKKDFRKDSVSKTNSFISIPKMEVKTYSKSNSLTPKKTGRRIISDSNSSDEDDRTLCFTPAPTPRQQAQQTNTKTRDSGSMSSKQQKDKNKVKKKRKKESKNSVSKEVRFGKVNDKFCTSDSDCADLESEDDKGSNSIKDSSAANLKDSPGFNASSSSSSHGNLNSQKQTPSLAEQHPKQWRTDNWKTVSSPTWSDVSSLSDSVRTRLSSESDYSSADSSVESIKQVKRKAQENKKKNNNMHSNTVEKKNSELYKNTESTISKTDVDGKVVKKHKVKHKHKNKEKDKAPSLVLNQDMNEKFVKSYSFDFDDSRQKSLIVESESPAESKVKLSKHEKDHSKKEDRFSKTKSEDKDWSSGKDLHRTTKEEKNKKTKDSTKDKLNKEEREKPIKSDKERNVKEKEKPKEDKQKAHKEEKKKKSKEKSSSKTDRKSEQKEEKHLKADKDKNAKEDKEKCKKDKVQKEESEYESYDVNRFLNLEDTKLSASDDHHDRWGSEMSSDSSLYGDDSWDAPVKEYKDYKANNSVKLIVETVKEETRRKENKVKDKKSDHNEKRSEKEATSKKKDKDPSEKTNEKKKDWSEKQKLNSSHSVEKDKKRKESTEAAKDKKDKDSLDSSRDRKDSYEFMKERKDIKIKQESIRDEYGNDTFFKDIDPVSKSCDIRERNHSGKEKEKKGEGMEKREKTKADKHKEKTKDRGADQEKDKSDKSSTDKTVKDKDADRSTKDKKEGAKDKHKDSHGKDKDRKMSSEQTKEKKEKASQDKHSDREKDFLEVKKEERKTEKIREKTWYKIADIFTDESDDDDDSYNGGVLVSDSIRKDSTPDQDELDHFPSEKRKSSADSKHNTEKAKDKEHKDKKKDKATFDTGKERKGSQEKHGKDRKDPVDTKHKERKDRMSVDSNQEKKNKQKLLDKRDTSEEKTKSKYKDKQDHSKERKPSKGSGENEKSLLEKLEEEAMNDYKDDSNDKNSEISSDSFTDRGHDPVLTSYYDSISLPDMAEDRRDSLSISTPQDKFREKERHRHSSSSSSKKSHDKEKEKTKKDKGDKRDKTEEIRESYGRRESLPFEKEPMPLEADPYTFPYGGKGDGEDDFDKTLEFEKEMSKKDKDKGTGVISDRMKDKKKKEKHKEKIKEEKNKYIDGFGSFKHSKDDTKSGLKDSPQVTVLKDRSKEDSPKFDMKKDRNRDTLDKDNRLDHNKSKAKDENEKLSQPKDNARKDNRPREKLLVDGDSQMTSFGQMLSQKDQENEERLKKYREKMKQMEKLRPKSGDPKLKDKTKSTEEIRKSRSELSSKKSNSLESGLKEKKLKDVGLPVQMMSPGRKFQSTDNQNSKDWLPGHQIKDNLPASPRPDQSRPTGVPTPTPVMSCPSFEDVMQTPRTPSCSAEDYPDIMLDPLDCQNSSAMTMSMNACSPSFFERYSNPQTFPEGTCPTPAKNLQLPLVSRSASSDVRRPLEDEFKAEANKFLRQQNDPGAEFDQTSACQPLEDKSATLDRLELMSTYFPPIRVPSPRREPSYQTPDAATPTLAGSDGNEHLPESVYNNFLPKPSTPVHRPDPQEPCFDIAAPPTPAPAALPPLDIDDITEHHHSEPNLVVSNLPSVTEEQEQEEEEEEEEEEEEEEEEGDMDERLDGQHCAVDEPDQTREPCSFSPQVEDPLQKSWPAESPDQHEPEVHQLSPTHAAADHGENCFDHNMGWNNDMDMKSPHRTYGEIEAAVSKITSPYSHSDNDMQPLSGHPSVTSPYATWSRWHKDDPEDFDEQKEAVADIPSPERPDAAMDEDPNYLNNSSSSNRLESFFPDCNKPSIEEGHQMETETTCVEPDSRQSTHSFSANTETHMAPAVGPEPVVPWEDPFSADEDDLGPFSLPDLPLPDKSEEAESGEPELADHNKSVSTHIRHTITDREDLDIMEVDLPTLAKTSRSAGDLGLGESARQDFVVPSPRAPFQQELDPEPQSVPVNSSVGLNQQQSSILERKLPYGGSDESDPSMLYTSVKSDASQQPHIQMHSHSESLHITLDSVPAVKPDTRQEEMPEAVPEPVSCSPLPQIPEVVTLSTSVEPQDTQDTSKQTLVTLTTVSTPVDVPKKVDEIPQRMTRNRAKNNPAAAFAVATPPTSSIITSSTAATSVTTSPVVSINPVPTRTPTPTSASSFTALKKEKDSGLSVPSTASNLTPAVSVTTSTVVISKTTKGRPLPVDEEESQTQHPRKRKFPRSTGQQVQVQLVNTAMQQTREMIQQTLAVVVNAIKLDDIEPYRSERSNPYFDYLQIRKKIEEKRKILCYITPQAPQCYAEYVTYTGSYLLDGKPLSKLHIPVIAPPPSLSEPLKELFRQQEAVRGKLRLQHSIEREKLIVSCEQEVLRVHCRAARTIANQAVPFSACTMLLDSEVYNMPSESQGDENKSVRDRFNARQFISWIQDVDDKYDRMKTCLLMRQQHEAAALNAVQRMEWQLKVQELDPAGHKSLCVNEVPSFYVPMVDVNDDFVLLPA, from the exons AGAAACCAGGTCCAGAGCGGAAACGCATTAAAAAAGAGCCCACCAACACCCGGAAGGCAAGCTTGCCGTTTGGAATGGGGATGCCAGGGATCCGGGCCGGGTACCCCCTCTCCGAGCGGCAGCAGGTGGCCTTGCTCATGCAAATGACAGCTGAGGAGTCCGTCAACAGTCCAG ATACAACACCAAAGCATCAGTCACAGTCCAGTCTGGGTCAGAAGGGAACGCCAAACTCTGCATCTAAAACCAAAGACAAAGTGAATAAACGGAATGAGAGAGGAGAGACTCGACTGCACAGAGCAGCAATCCGTGGAGAGGTACGCCGCATCAAGGAGCTCATCAGCGAGGGAGCTGATGTGAATGTAAAAGACTTTGCAG GCTGGACTGCATTGCATGAAGCATGCAACAGGGGGTATTATGATGTGGCGAAACAGCTGCTGGCAGCCGGAGCAGAGGTCAACACCAAGGGGCTGGATGATGACACCCCTCTACATGATGCATCGAACAATGGACATTTCAAG GTGGTTAAGCTACTTTTACGGTATGGAGGGGATCCGCGTCAAAGCAACAGGAGAGGGGAAACCCCACTGAAGGTTGCCAACTCTCCAACTATGCTCAATCTGTTGCTGGGGAAAGGCACTTACACCTCAAGTGAAGAAAGTTCATCAG AATCTTCAGAGGAGGAAGACGCCCCCTCGTTTGCCCCGTCCAGCTCTGTTGATGGCAATAACACAGACTCAGATGTTGAGAAGGGCCCGAAGTTAAAAGGGAAAACCGCAGACCCTCCTAAATCTGCCGTCACACCTGTCAAAGATGAATACGAATTTGATGAGGACGACGAGGAGGAACGCGTCCCTCCCGTAGACGATAAACACCTCTTGAAAAAAGACTTCCGCAAGGACTCTGTAAGCAAGACCAACAGCTTCATCTCTATACCCAAGATGGAGGTTAAAACCTATTCCAAAAGCAACTCGCTCACACCAAAGAAAACTGGCAGGCGGATCATCTCTGACAGTAACAGTTCAGACGAGGATGATAGGACGTTGTGTTTCACGCCAGCGCCTACGCCACGGCAACAAGCCCAGCAAACAAATACTAAGACTAGAGACTCTGGCAGCATGAGCtctaaacaacaaaaagacaagaATAAAGTCAAAAAGAAGCGAAAGAAGGAGAGTAAAAATAGTGTCAGTAAAGAAGTCCGGTTTGGTAAAGTCAACGACAAATTCTGTACGTCTGACTCCGATTGTGCGGATTTGGAGAGTGAGGACGATAAGGGCTCAAATAGCATAAAAGACTCTTCTGCAGCAAACCTGAAAGACTCTCCAGGCTTTAatgcttcctcctcctcctcctcccatgGAAACTTGAACTCTCAGAAACAGACGCCGTCTTTAGCAGAACAGCATCCAAAGCAGTGGAGGACGGATAACTGGAAGACCGTGTCGTCTCCCACGTGGTCAGACGTCAGTTCTCTCTCAGATTCGGTCAGAACTAGACTGTCCAGTGAGTCTGACTACTCCTCTGCAGATTCCAGCGTGGAGTCGATAAAACAAGTAAAGAGGAAAgcgcaggaaaacaaaaagaagaataaCAACATGCACAGTAACactgtggaaaagaaaaactcagaGCTCTACAAAAATACAGAGAGCACCATCTCCAAAACTGACGTGGATGGCAAAGTGGTGAAAAAGCATAAAGTGAAGCACAAGCACAAAAATAAGGAGAAGGACAAAGCTCCTAGTCTAGTGCTTAATCAAGATATGAATGAGAAATTTGTTAAGAGCTATTCTTTTGATTTTGATGATTCGAGGCAAAAGTCCCTAATTGTTGAGTCAGAATCACCAGCTGAGAGCAAAGTCAAATTATCCAAACACGAAAAAGACCATTCGAAAAAGGAGGACAGGTTTTCAAAAACAAAGTCTGAGGATAAGGATTGGTCCTCGGGAAAAGACCTGCACAGAACaacaaaagaggagaaaaacaagaaaacaaaggacTCCACGAAGGACAAGTTAAATAAGGAGGAGAGGGAAAAGCCTATAAAATCTGACAAGGAGAGGAACGTCAAAGAGAAGGAGAAACCCAAGGAAGataaacaaaaagctcacaaagaggagaaaaagaaaaagtctaaGGAGAAGTCCTCCTCAAAGACAGACAGGAAAAGtgagcagaaagaggaaaaacatcTGAAGGCGGACAAGGACAAAAATGCCAAGGAGGATAAGGAGAAGTGTAAAAAAGACAAAGTACAGAAAGAGGAGTCTGAGTACGAAAGCTATGACGTTAATCGTTTCCTCAACTTGGAGGACACAAAACTCAGTGCCTCCGATGACCATCATGACAGATGGGGCTCTGAGATGTCCTCTGACTCCTCCCTCTATGGCGACGACAGCTGGGACGCTCCTGTCAAAGAGTACAAGGACTACAAAGCCAATAATTCTGTTAAACTTATTGTTGAGACTGTTAAGGAGGAGACaaggaggaaagaaaacaaagtcaaGGACAAGAAATCAGATCACAATGAGAAAAGATCAGAAAAGGAGGCTACTTCTAAGAAAAAAGACAAGGACCCTTCGGAAAAGACAAACGAAAAGAAGAAAGACtggtcagaaaaacaaaaattaaactccAGCCACTCAGTTGAGAAAGATAAGAAGAGGAAAGAGTCCACGGAGGCAGCCAAGGACAAAAAAGACAAGGATTCTCTGGACAGCAGTCGAGACCGTAAAGACTCTTATGAGttcatgaaagaaagaaaggataTCAAAATCAAGCAGGAATCGATAAGAGATGAATATGGCAATGATACTTTCTTCAAAGACATTGATCCTGTCAGTAAATCATGTGATATCAGAGAAAGGAACCACTCTgggaaggagaaagaaaagaagggtGAGGGAATGGAGAAACGAGAaaagacaaaagctgacaagcacaaagagaaaacaaaagacagaggagCTGATCAGGAGAAGGACAAGAGTGATAAAAGCTCCACAGATAAAACTGTCAAGGATAAAGATGCTGACCGGAGTACCAAAGACAAGAAGGAGGGGGCCAAAGACAAACATAAAGACTCTCATGGCAAAGACAAAGATCGAAAGATGTCTTCAGAACagacaaaggaaaagaaagagaaggcaTCTCAAGACAAACATTCAGATCGGGAGAAAGATTTCTTGGAGgtaaagaaagaggaaagaaaaactgagAAGATCCGGGAGAAAACGTGGTACAAAATAGCCGACATATTCACTGATGAAAGCGATGATGACGACGACAGCTACAACGGTGGGGTACTGGTGTCTGATTCCATCAGAAAAGATTCGACACCTGATCAAGATGAGCTGGATCACTTCCcttcagaaaaaagaaaatcttctgCAGAtagtaaacataacacagaaaAGGCAAAAGACAAAGAGCACAAAGACAAGAAGAAGGATAAGGCCACATTTGACACAGGTAAAGAGAGGAAAGGCTCCCAGGAGAAACACGGCAAGGACAGGAAAGACCCAGTAGATACAAAACATAAGGAGAGGAAAGACAGGATGTCAGTGGACTCAAaccaagagaagaaaaacaagcagaagcTTCTGGACAAAAGGGACACGAGCGAGGAAAAAACCAAGAGCAAATATAAAGACAAGCAGGACCATTCCAAGGAAAGAAAGCCCTCGAAAGGAAGCGGGGAGAATGAGAAGTCCCTCTTAGAAAAACTGGAGGAGGAGGCTATGAATGACTACAAGGATGACTCCAATGACAAGAACAGTGAAATCTCCTCCGACAGTTTCACTGACAGAGGTCACGATCCGGTCCTCACCAGTTACTATGACTCAATCAGCCTGCCTGACATGGCCGAGGACAGAAGAGACTCCCTGTCCATATCTACGCCACAAGACAagttcagagagaaagagaggcatCGGCACTCCTCTTCGTCCTCATCCAAGAAAAGCCATgacaaggagaaggaaaagacaaaaaaagacaaaggagACAAACGTgacaaaacagaagaaatcaGAGAGTCCTACGGCCGCAGAGAGAGCCTGCCTTTTGAGAAAGAGCCTATGCCTCTAGAGGCAGACCCTTACACATTCCCATACGGAGGTAAGGGAGACGGAGAGGACGACTTCGATAAGACATTAGAATTTGAGAAGGAGATGTCCAAAAaggacaaagacaaaggaactgGTGTCATAAGTGACAGaatgaaagacaaaaagaaaaaggagaagcaTAAAGAAAAAATTAAGGAAGAGAAGAATAAATATATCGATGGCTTTGGGTCATTTAAACACTCCAAAGATGACACAAAGTCAGGGTTGAAAGACAGCCCACAGGTCACTGTTCTGAAGGACCGGTCAAAGGAAGACAGTCCTAAATTTGATatgaaaaaagacagaaatcgGGATACGCtagacaaagacaacagacTGGACCACAATAAATCTAAGGCTAAGGATGAAAATGAAAAGCTCTCTCAGCCCAAAGACAATGCAAGGAAAGATAATCGACCACGTGAAAAACTGTTGGTTGATGGGGATTCTCAGATGACAAGTTTTGGTCAGATGTTGAGCCAGAAAGACCAGGAGAATGAAGAGCGTCTCaagaaatacagagaaaaaatgaAGCAGATGGAGAAGCTTAGACCCAAGTCTGGCGACCCGAAACTAAAAGACAAAACCAAGTCTACAGAGGAAATACGGAAAAGCCGCAGTGAGCTGTCATCCAAGAAATCTAACAGCCTTGAGTCTGGTCTTAAAGAGAAGAAGCTGAAGGATGTTGGTCTCCCGGTCCAAATGATGTCTCCAGGCAGAAAGTTCCAGTCTACTGATAATCAGAACTCAAAGGATTGGCTCCCTGGCCACCAAATCAAGGACAACCTCCCTGCTTCTCCCAGGCCAGATCAAAGCAGGCCAACTGGTGTTCCCACACCTACACCTGTCATGTCATGCCCCAGCTTCGAGGACGTAATGCAAACTCCACGTACACCATCTTGTAGTGCAGAGGATTACCCTGACATTATGCTGGATCCGCTGGACTGTCAGAACTCGTCTGCAATGACTATGTCAATGAATGCCTGCTCCCCATCCTTCTTTGAAAG GTACTCTAACCCCCAGACTTTTCCGGAGGGCACATGTCCTACCCCTGCGAAGAACCTCCAGCTCCCCCTTGTCAGTCGTTCTGCATCCTCTGATGTCCGCCGCCCTCTAGAAGATGAGTTCAAGGCAGAGGCAAACAAGTTTCTTCGACAGCAGAATGATCCAGGGGCTGAATTTGATCAGACGTCTGCTTGCCAGCCTCTCGAGGACAAATCTGCAACTCTGGATAGATTGGAGTTGATGTCTACGTATTTTCCCCCAATAAGGGTACCGTCGCCTCGGCGGGAGCCATCCTATCAAACACCAGATGCAGCAACACCAACTCTTGCTGGCAGCGACGGTAATGAACACCTTCCTGAAAGTGTGTACAACAATTTCTTGCCCAAACCGTCAACACCAGTTCACAGGCCAGACCCCCAGGAGCCATGCTTTGACATTGCAGCACCACCAACTCCAGCTCCAGCTGCCTTGCCACCCTTGGATATCGATGACATCACGGAGCACCACCACAGCGAGCCTAATCTGGTCGTCTCAAATCTTCCATCTGTCACAGAAGAACAAgaacaggaagaagaagaggaagaggaagaggaagaggaagaggaggaggaagagggcgACATGGATGAGAGACTTGATGGACAGCACTGTGCAGTGGATGAGCCGGACCAAACAAGGGAGCCATGCTCGTTTTCTCCTCAAGTTGAAGATCCTTTGCAGAAGAGCTGGCCTGCAGAGTCTCCAGACCAGCATGAGCCAGAAGTCCACCAACTGTCCCCCACACATGCTGCAGCTGACCACGGAGAGAACTGTTTCGATCACAACATGGGTTGGAACAATGACATGGACATGAAATCTCCCCACAGGACATATGGAGAAATAGAGGCTGCTGTCTCCAAAATAACCAGCCCTTACTCCCATTCTGATAATGACATGCAGCCCTTGTCTGGACACCCCTCTGTCACTTCCCCTTATGCTACCTGGAGCAGGTGGCACAAAGATGACCCAGAGGACTTTGATGAGCAGAAGGAGGCTGTGGCTGATATACCCTCTCCAGAGAGGCCAGACGCTGCTATGGATGAGGACCCCAACTATTTAAACAACTCTTCTTCCTCCAATAGGCTGGAGTCCTTCTTTCCGGACTGCAACAAGCCGAGCATCGAAGAGGGACACCAGATGGAGACAGAGACAACATGTGTGGAACCAGACAGCAGACAGAGCACACACAGTTTCAGTGCTAACACAGAAACTCACATGGCTCCAGCTGTGGGCCCTGAGCCTGTGGTTCCCTGGGAAGATCCATTTTCAGCTGATGAAGATGACCTGGGACCTTTCTCCTTGCCTGACCTTCCACTGCCAGACAAGTCAGAGGAAGCTGAGTCTGGGGAACCTGAACTTGCTGATCACAACAAGAGTGTGTCGACCCACATTAGACACACTATTACAGACAGAGAGGATCTGGACATCATGGAAGTAGACCTGCCAACCCTAGCAAAGACCTCACGCTCTGCTGGAGACTTAGGCTTAGGGGAATCTGCTAGACAGGACTTTGTTGTGCCATCACCACGTGCCCCTTTCCAGCAGGAATTGGACCCTGAGCCTCAAAGTGTGCCTGTCAACAGCTCAGTGGGACTTAACCAACAACAGAGCAGTATTTTGGAAAGAAAACTACCTTACGGGGGATCGGATGAGTCTGATCCCAGCATGTTGTATACATCTGTAAAATCAGATGCCAGTCAGCAACCACATATACAGATGCATTCACACTCTGAGTCATTGCATATAACCCTGGACTCTGTGCCTGCTGTCAAGCCAGACACGAGACAGGAGGAGATGCCTGAGGCTGTACCAGAGCCTGTGTCCTGCAGTCCTCTTCCTCAGATCCCAGAAGTGGTCACCCTCTCCACCTCTGTGGAGCCACAGGACACTCAGGACACATCCAAGCAAACACTGGTGACCTTGACCACAGTGTCCACCCCTGTAGATGTTCCCAAGAAGGTGGATGAAATCCCGCAAAGGATGACCCGAAATCGCGCCAAGAACAATCCCGCTGCTGCTTTTGCTGTTGCCACCCCTCCTACCTCTAGCATAATAACCTCGTCTACCGCTGCCACCTCAGTGACAACCAGCCCGGTGGTGAGCATTAACCCAGTTCCTACTAGAACCCCAACACCCACCTCAGCATCTTCCTTTACAGCTctgaagaaagagaaagactCTGGGCTTAGTGTCCCGTCTACTGCTTCTAATTTGACTCCAGCAGTATCTGTGACGACTTCTACGGTGGTTATCAGCAAGACAACAAAAGGTCGTCCTCTTCCTGTCGACGAAGAGGAATCTCAAACCCAGCACCCACGAAAGAGGAAGTTTCCACGTTCTACAGGACAGCAAGTTCAGGTTCAGCTGGTAAATACAGCCATGCAGCAGACCAGGGAGATGATACAGCAGACTTTAGCTGTAGTGGTCAATGCCATCAAGCTAGACGACATTGAACCCTACCGCAGCGAACGTTCCAACCCGTACTTTGACTATCTGCAGATTAGGAAGAAGAttgaggaaaagaggaagattcTCTGCTACATCACGCCTCAGGCTCCACAGTGTTACGCTGAATATGTAACCTACACCGGCTCCTACCTGCTTGATGGCAAGCCTCTCAGCAAGTTGCACATCCCTGTG ATTGCTCCACCTCCATCACTGTCAGAACCTCTGAAGGAGCTCTTTAGGCAACAAGAGGCAGTAAGGGGCAAGCTTAGGTTGCAACACAGCATAGAACGG GAGAAGCTGATTGTTTCATGTGAACAGGAGGTTTTAAGGGTCCACTGCAGGGCAGCCAGAACAATAGCCAATCAGGCTGTGCCGTTCAGCGCCTGCACCATGCTGTTGGACTCTGAAGTGTACAATATGCCATCGGAGAGCCAG GGTGATGAGAACAAATCTGTGAGAGATCGCTTCAATGCGCGGCAGTTCATTTCCTGGATCCAGGACGTGGATGATAAATACGACCGCATGAAG ACGTGTTTGTTGATGCGACAGCAGCACGAGGCAGCAGCTCTCAATGCGGTGCAAAGAATGGAGTGGCAGCTGAAAGTCCAAGAACTGGACCCAGCAGGGCACAAATCCCTGTGCGTCAACGAAGTGCCGTCCTTCTACGTGCCAATGGTCGATGTCAACGACGACTTTGTCCTGCTGCCCGCGTGA